One genomic window of Bacillus mycoides includes the following:
- a CDS encoding HNH endonuclease signature motif containing protein, producing MRKEFLKTLVNDPDKIIELKNAGIADADIELMKRGKPPIGWQVHHDLPLDDGGTNTFENLTLIQNHPYHKVITNTQRTLTKGLQPGDSVDISWPIPKHNIYPKGE from the coding sequence GTGAGAAAAGAGTTTCTTAAAACCTTAGTTAATGACCCTGATAAGATTATTGAACTCAAGAATGCTGGTATAGCAGATGCAGATATCGAATTAATGAAAAGAGGAAAACCTCCAATAGGATGGCAAGTGCATCATGATCTTCCCTTAGATGATGGTGGAACAAATACATTTGAAAATTTAACTTTGATACAAAATCATCCATATCATAAGGTTATAACTAATACACAACGTACGCTAACCAAAGGATTACAACCAGGTGACAGTGTAGACATAAGTTGGCCTATCCCAAAACACAACATCTATCCTAAAGGGGAATAA
- a CDS encoding RapH N-terminal domain-containing protein, producing MDVQLENDQIMELLNDWYQTMLKQQLHKAKELKMQIDSKMKNVEDDQNLSLYYSLLEFRYEALMDWVSINQNSFDKMNAFTTPADDFLAYYYHFFKGFHFTLTANYTDAFEHFEKAKELLKYIPEPAEHAEFNYRMGYFYYQSYKQVLALDYIKAAKEEFSKHEGYEVNIALCDNFIGLCCIDLKHYELAEESLNNALNTFQKHNHIKSILMVRHNLAWLYSNQNLSKLAIRHISEITRNHPSHYKAFYLEALEYYKLDNNNYAAQLIEKGLKVSDEIKNKEFQHRFMILKALNAKVPALTLEKFISEGITYFEKEKLWECVKEYADILALKFYAEKNHVKASQYFYISNTAQQKESEKGALK from the coding sequence ATGGATGTTCAATTAGAGAATGATCAAATAATGGAATTATTAAATGACTGGTACCAAACCATGTTAAAGCAACAACTGCATAAAGCAAAAGAATTAAAAATGCAAATAGATAGTAAAATGAAAAATGTAGAAGATGATCAAAATTTATCTTTATACTACTCCCTACTAGAATTTCGATACGAAGCTCTTATGGATTGGGTAAGCATTAATCAGAATAGCTTTGATAAAATGAACGCATTCACAACCCCTGCAGATGACTTCTTAGCTTATTATTACCATTTCTTCAAAGGTTTTCATTTTACTTTAACCGCAAATTATACTGACGCATTTGAACACTTTGAAAAAGCAAAAGAACTCCTAAAGTATATCCCAGAGCCAGCGGAACACGCTGAGTTTAATTATAGAATGGGGTATTTTTATTATCAAAGCTACAAACAAGTTTTAGCCTTAGATTATATTAAAGCTGCGAAAGAAGAATTTTCGAAGCATGAAGGTTATGAGGTAAACATAGCATTATGTGATAATTTTATAGGGTTATGTTGTATTGACTTGAAACATTATGAATTAGCTGAAGAAAGTTTAAATAATGCGCTAAACACATTCCAAAAGCATAATCATATAAAATCTATTCTTATGGTAAGACATAACTTAGCTTGGTTGTATTCAAATCAAAATTTATCAAAACTTGCAATCCGACATATATCTGAAATAACAAGAAATCACCCTTCACACTACAAAGCATTTTATTTGGAAGCACTCGAATACTATAAATTAGATAATAATAACTATGCAGCTCAATTAATTGAAAAGGGCCTAAAAGTAAGTGATGAGATAAAAAACAAAGAATTTCAACATCGATTTATGATACTAAAAGCACTAAATGCTAAAGTTCCTGCACTAACTTTAGAAAAATTCATATCTGAAGGAATTACATACTTTGAAAAAGAAAAATTATGGGAATGCGTTAAAGAATACGCTGATATTTTAGCTTTAAAATTTTACGCAGAGAAAAATCACGTTAAAGCAAGTCAATATTTTTATATTAGTAATACAGCTCAACAAAAAGAATCTGAAAAAGGAGCGTTAAAATAA
- the malS gene encoding oxaloacetate-decarboxylating malate dehydrogenase → MSKFTVASNGSLETTLRGVEVLSTPLLNKGVAFTQEEREELGLKGLLPPAVLTLDEQARRAYEQFCSQPDDLLKNVYLTALHDRNEVLFYRILTEHLREMLPIVYTPTVGVAIQRYSHEYRKPRGIYLSVNDPSGIEEAFSNIGATAENIDLVVVTDGEGILGIGDWGVGGINIAIGKLAVYTAAVGIDPSRVLPVILDVGTNREDLLNNPFYIGNRHPRVTGEAYDEFIDTFVQAVGNKFPKALLHWEDFSSRNARKILDKYRHDVCTFNDDIQGTGAVSLAAVLSAVKASGVPLNEHRVVVFGAGTAGIGIADQVRDALVRVGLSEQEAHERFWCIDRNGLITDNMEDLLDFQAPYARKEAEVKDWKQSDAIGLAEVVKYVKPTILIGTSTVAGAFKEEIIKEMASHVERPIILPMSNPTPLAEAKPVDLIEWTEGRALVATGSPFDPVTYNGVTYVIGQSNNALIFPGLGLGTIVVRASVMTDGMFAAAAEAVASMVDTSQPGAPILPEVEELRNISEMVAIEVAKVAVAEGVARENLSDNDIKIAVKESIWKPEYRQIKAVEKVRI, encoded by the coding sequence ATGAGTAAGTTTACAGTGGCTTCTAATGGTTCGTTAGAAACGACATTAAGAGGAGTAGAAGTATTATCAACACCACTTTTAAATAAAGGGGTAGCTTTCACGCAAGAAGAAAGAGAAGAATTAGGTTTAAAAGGGTTATTACCACCAGCAGTTTTAACGCTAGATGAACAAGCGCGTAGAGCGTATGAGCAATTTTGTTCTCAGCCGGATGATTTATTAAAGAATGTATACTTAACAGCGTTACATGATCGAAATGAAGTATTATTTTATCGTATTTTAACAGAGCATTTACGTGAAATGTTACCAATCGTATATACACCTACTGTTGGTGTAGCAATTCAAAGATATAGCCATGAATATCGTAAACCACGCGGTATTTATTTATCAGTTAACGATCCTTCGGGTATTGAAGAAGCGTTCTCAAATATCGGTGCAACAGCTGAAAATATTGACTTAGTCGTTGTAACAGATGGAGAAGGCATATTAGGAATTGGTGACTGGGGTGTTGGTGGTATTAACATTGCGATTGGAAAGCTAGCTGTTTATACGGCTGCAGTTGGAATCGATCCTAGTCGCGTGTTACCTGTAATTTTAGATGTAGGTACAAACCGTGAGGATCTATTAAACAATCCGTTTTATATTGGAAATCGCCATCCACGTGTAACTGGTGAAGCTTATGATGAATTTATTGATACATTTGTACAAGCTGTAGGCAATAAGTTCCCGAAAGCACTTTTACATTGGGAGGATTTCAGTTCTCGTAATGCACGAAAAATTTTAGACAAATACCGTCATGATGTATGTACGTTTAATGATGACATTCAAGGTACAGGTGCAGTTTCACTTGCTGCAGTATTATCGGCAGTGAAAGCTTCTGGTGTACCTTTAAATGAACACCGAGTAGTTGTGTTTGGTGCGGGTACAGCTGGAATCGGTATCGCAGATCAAGTGAGAGATGCGCTGGTTCGCGTAGGATTATCAGAGCAAGAAGCACATGAGCGTTTCTGGTGTATTGACCGTAACGGGTTAATTACAGATAATATGGAAGATCTTCTTGATTTCCAAGCTCCATATGCAAGAAAAGAAGCTGAAGTGAAGGATTGGAAACAAAGTGATGCTATCGGACTTGCTGAAGTTGTGAAATATGTAAAACCGACAATTTTAATCGGTACATCAACTGTTGCTGGTGCATTCAAAGAAGAGATTATTAAAGAAATGGCTTCTCATGTAGAAAGACCAATTATTTTACCAATGTCGAATCCAACGCCACTTGCTGAAGCGAAACCAGTAGATTTAATCGAGTGGACAGAAGGAAGAGCGTTAGTTGCAACAGGAAGTCCATTTGATCCAGTTACATACAATGGTGTAACGTATGTTATAGGGCAATCAAATAACGCACTTATTTTCCCAGGGTTAGGTCTTGGTACAATTGTTGTGCGTGCAAGCGTAATGACAGACGGTATGTTTGCGGCGGCAGCAGAAGCGGTTGCAAGTATGGTAGATACAAGTCAGCCGGGTGCACCAATCTTACCAGAAGTGGAAGAGTTACGTAATATCTCTGAAATGGTTGCAATTGAAGTAGCGAAAGTTGCAGTTGCAGAAGGTGTTGCTAGAGAGAACTTAAGTGATAACGATATCAAAATTGCAGTGAAAGAATCAATATGGAAGCCTGAGTACCGTCAAATAAAAGCGGTAGAAAAGGTTAGAATATAG
- a CDS encoding imm11 family protein gives MKIWVLKSVLDNFESFQLLNFEGDHKKYIDGKINSITHLANSWGNILIECVEGGNYSDFPKFWGGIGAPMISEKAKRVLEPLIGENVEFLPLLRNSTSEVYYLVHVLNVLDAIDGDKAIFKKMITGLIVGCEKFAFDFNIVQNEVIFKVYINGKIHPTAVFISDELKILIEQSDLKGFEFIEVWDSEELS, from the coding sequence ATGAAAATATGGGTATTAAAGAGCGTGTTAGATAACTTTGAATCTTTCCAGTTGTTAAATTTTGAGGGGGACCATAAAAAATATATTGATGGAAAAATAAATTCAATAACTCATTTAGCAAATTCATGGGGCAATATATTGATAGAGTGTGTAGAAGGAGGTAATTATAGTGATTTCCCTAAATTTTGGGGAGGAATTGGTGCACCAATGATTAGTGAAAAAGCCAAGAGAGTACTTGAACCTTTAATAGGTGAAAATGTTGAATTCTTACCACTTTTACGCAATTCAACTAGTGAGGTATATTATTTGGTCCACGTGTTGAATGTACTAGATGCAATTGATGGAGATAAAGCAATCTTTAAAAAAATGATTACAGGCCTTATAGTAGGTTGTGAAAAGTTCGCATTTGATTTTAATATAGTTCAAAATGAAGTGATTTTTAAGGTTTATATAAATGGGAAAATTCATCCTACGGCTGTATTTATTTCGGATGAGTTGAAGATTCTTATTGAACAAAGTGATTTAAAAGGTTTTGAATTTATTGAAGTGTGGGATTCAGAAGAGCTCTCATAA
- the cls gene encoding cardiolipin synthase — protein MIKKILRVTSIIIAIFVFILIWMHIDVTLGRKMEVGKNMPTEYAPHYSDFQLYVEGKSFYKQLFTDIREAKQFIYTYFYILSDDKSSHTFLNLLKEKAKEGVNVYLSVDLINDLSFERKMKNELRESGVHFTYSRKPELPFGFYSLHHRNHRRITTIDGGIGYTGGFNMGDEYLGKDKRFGYWRDYHVRIRGEGAKDLEEQFALDWKRDTKEDIKRSTNKASKGNTLHTMTSYNGHYVAQKYIALIKQAKHSVVITTPYFIAKNKALMNALIGAQKRGVTVKILWSYKPDIPLIKEAAYPYIREAVKNGITVYGYKKGMFHGKLMLIDNELTVIGTTNITARSFYINDEMNLYIHGGSIVSEVNEALTQDFHDSKEMTKEFFEKLSFWERCKEKVAGLVDFYL, from the coding sequence ATGATTAAAAAAATATTGCGAGTTACTTCTATTATTATTGCTATTTTCGTTTTTATTTTAATTTGGATGCATATCGATGTTACCCTCGGCAGGAAAATGGAAGTTGGGAAAAATATGCCGACAGAGTATGCGCCTCATTATAGTGACTTTCAATTATATGTAGAAGGGAAGTCGTTTTATAAACAGTTATTTACTGATATAAGAGAAGCGAAGCAATTTATTTACACTTATTTTTATATTTTATCGGATGATAAAAGTAGCCATACTTTTTTAAACTTATTAAAAGAGAAGGCGAAAGAAGGAGTAAACGTATACTTATCGGTGGATTTAATTAATGATTTATCTTTTGAAAGAAAGATGAAAAATGAATTGCGGGAAAGTGGTGTACATTTTACATATAGTAGAAAACCTGAATTACCATTCGGATTTTATTCTCTTCATCATCGGAATCATCGCCGTATTACAACGATTGATGGGGGAATTGGTTATACGGGTGGATTTAATATGGGAGATGAATATTTAGGGAAAGATAAACGATTTGGATATTGGCGTGATTACCATGTACGGATAAGAGGAGAAGGAGCGAAAGATTTAGAAGAGCAGTTTGCTTTAGATTGGAAACGAGATACGAAAGAAGATATAAAAAGGAGTACGAATAAGGCTAGCAAAGGAAATACGCTACATACTATGACAAGTTATAACGGGCATTATGTTGCTCAAAAATATATAGCGTTAATAAAACAAGCGAAGCATTCGGTTGTCATTACAACGCCTTATTTTATAGCGAAAAATAAAGCATTAATGAATGCTTTAATTGGAGCGCAAAAGCGTGGTGTTACAGTAAAAATACTTTGGTCATATAAACCGGATATTCCTCTTATTAAAGAGGCAGCATATCCTTATATACGTGAAGCTGTTAAAAACGGGATTACTGTGTATGGCTATAAAAAAGGGATGTTTCATGGAAAGTTAATGCTGATTGATAATGAATTAACTGTTATCGGTACAACGAACATAACTGCTCGTAGCTTCTACATAAATGATGAGATGAATTTGTATATTCATGGTGGATCTATCGTATCGGAAGTGAATGAGGCGTTAACACAAGATTTTCATGATTCGAAAGAAATGACGAAAGAGTTTTTTGAGAAGTTATCTTTTTGGGAGCGTTGTAAGGAGAAAGTGGCGGGATTGGTTGATTTTTATTTGTGA
- a CDS encoding cation:dicarboxylate symporter family transporter — translation MKKFGLATQIFVALVLGIVVGAIFYGNKTAISYITPVGDIFIHLIKMIVVPIVISALIVAVAGVGDMKKLGKLGGKTILYFEIITTIAILMGLLAANIFQPGTGVDMNNLQQSDISSYKQTADATEKKGFAETIVHIVPKNIFESITQGDLLPIIFFSVLFGLGVAAIGEKGKPVFNFFEGVLEAMFWVTNQVMKFAPFGVFALIAVTVAKFGVSTLLPLGKLVLAVYVTVILFVVIVLGINARMVGVNIFTLMKILKEELILSFTTASSEAVLPNIMRKMEEFGCPKAVASFVIPTGYTFNLTGSAIYQALAALFVAQMYGIHMSLTEQITLLFVLMLTSKGMAGVPGASFVVVLATLGSMGLPLEGIALIAGIDRILDMIRSAVNVLGNALAAIVMSKWEGEFDDEKAKQYVETVKQTKAA, via the coding sequence ATGAAAAAATTCGGATTGGCAACACAAATTTTTGTCGCACTTGTTTTAGGGATTGTAGTAGGGGCAATCTTTTATGGCAATAAAACGGCGATTTCTTATATCACACCAGTTGGGGATATATTTATTCACTTAATTAAGATGATTGTAGTACCTATTGTTATTTCAGCATTAATTGTTGCGGTAGCTGGTGTAGGAGATATGAAAAAGCTTGGGAAACTGGGCGGTAAGACAATTCTTTATTTCGAGATCATTACGACGATTGCTATTTTAATGGGATTACTTGCAGCGAATATATTCCAACCAGGTACTGGCGTTGATATGAATAATTTACAGCAAAGTGATATTTCTTCTTATAAACAAACAGCAGATGCTACAGAGAAGAAAGGTTTTGCTGAAACGATTGTTCATATTGTACCGAAAAATATATTTGAGTCTATTACACAAGGTGACTTATTACCGATTATATTCTTCTCAGTACTATTCGGTTTAGGAGTTGCGGCAATTGGAGAAAAAGGAAAGCCTGTTTTTAACTTTTTTGAAGGTGTACTCGAAGCGATGTTTTGGGTTACAAATCAAGTTATGAAATTTGCACCATTTGGTGTATTCGCATTAATTGCTGTTACGGTTGCAAAATTTGGTGTGTCCACACTACTTCCTTTAGGAAAACTAGTGCTAGCTGTATACGTAACTGTTATACTATTCGTTGTGATTGTATTAGGTATTAATGCACGAATGGTTGGAGTAAACATTTTTACATTAATGAAAATTTTAAAAGAAGAACTTATTCTTTCATTTACGACAGCAAGTTCAGAAGCTGTTTTACCTAATATAATGAGAAAGATGGAAGAGTTCGGTTGTCCAAAGGCAGTTGCCTCTTTCGTAATTCCGACAGGTTATACATTTAACTTGACTGGGTCAGCTATTTATCAAGCGTTAGCGGCATTGTTTGTTGCACAAATGTACGGTATACACATGTCACTGACAGAGCAAATAACGTTATTATTCGTTCTCATGTTAACATCCAAAGGTATGGCGGGAGTTCCGGGGGCATCATTCGTTGTTGTATTAGCGACGTTAGGATCAATGGGCTTACCGCTAGAAGGTATCGCATTAATTGCGGGAATTGACCGTATTTTAGATATGATTCGCTCAGCTGTCAATGTATTAGGAAATGCATTAGCTGCCATTGTTATGTCGAAGTGGGAAGGCGAATTCGATGATGAGAAAGCAAAACAATATGTAGAAACAGTCAAACAAACAAAAGCAGCATAA
- a CDS encoding YrhA family protein, whose product MWKDLILEIKDILESVNYKLNTPATDTEVQRLREHAKEKLNVDLPSEYVEFLKTVNSLDFDGLVLYGVDSFLLETEKGEQICGFIETNEIWYENEFQKEYLFFGDSNIAWFCKNLSEGTYHELDKPSGTVMNTYDDFKTMLEEALKITLL is encoded by the coding sequence ATGTGGAAAGATCTAATTTTAGAAATCAAAGATATACTGGAAAGTGTTAATTATAAGCTGAATACACCTGCAACGGATACTGAAGTTCAGAGATTAAGAGAACATGCAAAAGAAAAATTAAATGTTGATTTACCAAGTGAATACGTGGAGTTTCTTAAAACTGTAAATAGTTTGGATTTTGATGGATTGGTCCTTTACGGAGTTGATTCTTTTTTACTAGAAACAGAAAAGGGTGAACAAATTTGTGGATTCATAGAAACGAATGAGATTTGGTATGAAAATGAATTTCAAAAAGAGTATCTTTTCTTTGGAGATTCAAATATTGCATGGTTCTGTAAAAATTTATCTGAAGGTACTTATCATGAACTGGATAAACCGTCTGGTACAGTGATGAACACGTATGATGATTTTAAAACAATGCTTGAGGAAGCATTAAAAATAACACTTCTCTAA
- the pyrH gene encoding UMP kinase produces the protein MKPYKRVLIKLSGGALADQSGNSFNSKRLEHIANEILSIVDLGIEVSIVIGGGNIFRGHLAEEWGIDRVEADNIGTLGTIINSLMLRGVLTSKTNKEVRVMTSIPFNAVAEPYIRLRAVHHLDNGYVVIFGGGNGQPFVTTDYPSVQRAIEMNSDAILVAKQGVDGVFTSDPKHNKSAKMYKKLNYNDIVRQNIQVMDQAALLLARDYNLPAHVFNFDEPGVMKKICLGEHVGTLINDDVSMLVHE, from the coding sequence ATGAAGCCATATAAACGTGTGTTAATTAAATTAAGCGGCGGAGCACTTGCCGATCAATCGGGAAATAGCTTTAACTCCAAACGATTAGAACATATTGCAAATGAAATTTTATCGATTGTTGATTTAGGTATCGAGGTCTCCATCGTCATTGGCGGCGGTAACATTTTTAGAGGCCATCTAGCTGAGGAATGGGGAATTGACCGTGTAGAAGCTGATAATATTGGTACTTTAGGTACAATAATTAACAGCTTAATGCTACGCGGCGTTTTAACAAGTAAAACAAATAAAGAAGTACGCGTTATGACATCCATCCCGTTTAATGCAGTAGCCGAACCTTATATTCGCCTCAGAGCAGTACATCATTTAGATAACGGTTATGTTGTCATATTCGGTGGTGGTAACGGGCAACCATTCGTTACCACAGATTATCCAAGTGTACAGAGAGCAATTGAAATGAATAGTGACGCCATTTTAGTCGCAAAACAAGGGGTAGACGGTGTCTTTACAAGTGATCCAAAACATAATAAATCAGCGAAAATGTATAAAAAACTGAACTATAACGATATTGTTAGGCAAAACATACAAGTAATGGACCAAGCGGCTTTATTACTTGCTCGGGACTACAATTTGCCGGCACATGTATTTAACTTTGATGAGCCTGGAGTGATGAAGAAAATATGTTTAGGAGAACATGTGGGAACGTTGATTAATGATGATGTTTCGATGCTTGTGCATGAATAA
- the aspA gene encoding aspartate ammonia-lyase: MATLTEVKNGVRIEKDFLGEKEVPNYAYYGVQTMRAVENFPITGYKVHEGLIKALAIVKKAAALANADVGRLELKKGGAIAEASQEILEGKWHDHFIVDPIQGGAGTSMNMNANEVIANRALELLGMEKGDYDYISPNSHVNMAQSTNDAFPTAIHIATLNALEGLLQTMGYMHDVFELKAEQFDHVIKMGRTHLQDAVPIRLGQEFKAYSRVLERDMKRIKQSRQHLYEVNMGATAVGTGLNADPEYIEAVVKHLATISELPLVGAEDLVDATQNTDAYTEVSAALKVCMMNMSKIANDLRLMASGPRVGLAEIMLPARQPGSSIMPGKVNPVMPEVINQIAFQVIGNDHTICLASEAGQLELNVMEPVLVFNLLQSISIMNNGFRAFTDNCLKGIEANEDRLKEYVEKSVGIITAVNPHIGYEAAARVAKEAIATGQSVRELCVKNGVLSQAELELILDPFEMTHPGIAGATLLKKN; this comes from the coding sequence ATGGCAACATTAACTGAAGTTAAAAATGGAGTGCGAATTGAAAAAGATTTTTTAGGTGAAAAAGAAGTGCCAAATTATGCGTACTACGGTGTACAAACAATGCGTGCAGTAGAGAATTTCCCAATTACAGGATACAAAGTCCATGAAGGTTTAATTAAAGCGTTAGCAATTGTAAAAAAAGCGGCAGCACTTGCTAATGCAGATGTAGGAAGATTGGAATTGAAAAAGGGTGGTGCTATCGCAGAAGCATCACAAGAAATCCTTGAGGGGAAATGGCATGATCATTTCATCGTTGATCCAATTCAAGGCGGTGCAGGAACTTCAATGAATATGAACGCAAATGAAGTCATTGCCAATCGTGCCCTTGAATTATTAGGAATGGAAAAGGGAGACTATGATTATATTAGTCCGAACAGTCATGTAAATATGGCACAATCAACAAACGATGCATTCCCAACAGCGATTCATATTGCAACATTAAATGCATTAGAAGGCTTATTACAAACGATGGGTTATATGCATGATGTATTTGAATTAAAAGCAGAACAGTTCGATCATGTTATTAAAATGGGTCGTACACATTTACAAGATGCTGTGCCAATTCGTCTTGGACAAGAATTTAAAGCATACTCTCGCGTACTTGAACGTGATATGAAACGTATCAAGCAATCACGCCAACATCTATATGAAGTAAATATGGGAGCAACTGCAGTTGGTACAGGCTTAAATGCGGATCCAGAATATATTGAAGCAGTTGTAAAACATTTAGCTACAATTAGCGAACTACCACTTGTTGGTGCAGAAGATTTAGTAGATGCAACTCAAAATACGGATGCGTACACTGAAGTATCTGCAGCACTTAAAGTATGTATGATGAACATGTCTAAAATTGCGAACGACCTTCGTCTAATGGCATCAGGTCCACGCGTTGGATTAGCGGAAATTATGCTACCAGCTCGTCAACCAGGTTCATCTATTATGCCAGGGAAAGTAAACCCTGTTATGCCAGAAGTAATTAATCAAATTGCGTTCCAAGTAATTGGTAACGACCATACAATTTGCCTTGCTTCAGAAGCAGGACAATTAGAATTAAATGTTATGGAACCAGTACTTGTTTTCAACTTACTTCAATCTATTAGCATTATGAATAACGGTTTCCGTGCCTTTACAGATAATTGCTTAAAAGGAATTGAAGCGAATGAAGATCGCTTAAAAGAGTACGTTGAGAAGAGTGTAGGAATTATTACAGCCGTGAACCCTCATATCGGTTATGAAGCAGCAGCTCGCGTTGCGAAAGAAGCAATTGCGACAGGGCAATCCGTTCGAGAACTATGTGTAAAAAATGGTGTATTGTCACAAGCAGAATTAGAGTTAATTCTAGATCCATTCGAAATGACACACCCAGGGATTGCAGGAGCAACTCTTTTAAAGAAAAATTAA
- a CDS encoding Phr family secreted Rap phosphatase inhibitor, whose product MKKFYLAVIGMSLISILALGVNDSFKNQAVNIGEGGGAPARPDYFLTTNNEL is encoded by the coding sequence ATGAAGAAATTTTATCTAGCTGTTATTGGTATGTCACTTATTAGTATCTTAGCACTTGGCGTTAATGATTCATTTAAAAATCAAGCTGTGAATATAGGTGAAGGCGGAGGAGCACCCGCTAGACCAGATTATTTTTTAACTACCAATAATGAATTATAA